One Megamonas hypermegale genomic window carries:
- a CDS encoding peptide chain release factor 3, producing MSELQTEIQKRRTFAIISHPDAGKTTLTEKLLLYGGAIHLAGSIKSRKTQRHAVSDWMEIEKQRGISVTSSVLQFDYAGCRVNILDTPGHQDFSEDTYRTLMAVDSAVMIIDVAKGVEAQTKKLFKVCKQRHIPIFTFVNKLDRYGKAPLELMEEIEDVLGIRSYPMNWPIGTDGHYKGIYHRETGKVELFSEDTSHGQEERESIIYDLNDPKAKETIGEDIYQALLDDIDLLDVAGEEWSMEKVNKGELTPMFFGSAMTNFGVRGFLEEYLRLAPPPQPRMSSDGLIQPDDEKFSGFVFKIQANMNPAHHDRLSFIRICSGKFERGMSVYHMQGGKSVKLAQPQQFLAQDRQIIDTAYPGDIVGLFDPGIFGIGDTLCMPSHKFKFADFPVFPPERFARVSAKDTMKRKQFVKGIMQLTQEGAVQLFQQAGAGMESYIVGTVGQLQFDVLEYRLKSEYNTEIVMNMQPFEVARWLRFKDNRPVTPEALRGADRGMFVYDMKERPVLLVSNEWALGWIQDNNPDLELFHVPPEKEDAEEDMK from the coding sequence TTGTCGGAATTACAAACTGAAATTCAAAAACGACGTACTTTTGCGATTATCTCTCACCCAGATGCTGGTAAAACCACATTGACGGAAAAATTACTGCTCTATGGAGGAGCTATCCATTTAGCAGGTTCTATAAAATCTCGTAAAACTCAGCGCCATGCTGTATCCGACTGGATGGAAATTGAAAAACAGCGTGGTATCTCTGTAACTTCCAGTGTATTGCAATTCGATTATGCTGGTTGCCGTGTCAACATCTTAGACACACCAGGTCACCAAGACTTCAGTGAAGATACGTATCGTACATTGATGGCTGTTGATAGCGCTGTAATGATTATCGACGTTGCCAAAGGTGTCGAAGCTCAGACTAAAAAATTATTTAAAGTCTGCAAACAACGCCATATTCCAATTTTCACTTTCGTAAACAAACTTGACCGCTACGGTAAAGCACCACTCGAACTTATGGAAGAAATTGAAGACGTTTTAGGCATTCGCTCTTATCCTATGAATTGGCCAATCGGTACAGATGGACATTATAAAGGTATTTATCACCGCGAAACAGGCAAAGTCGAACTTTTCAGTGAAGATACTTCCCACGGTCAAGAAGAACGTGAATCCATCATTTACGATTTAAATGACCCAAAAGCTAAAGAAACTATCGGTGAAGATATCTATCAAGCACTCTTAGATGATATCGACTTACTCGATGTTGCTGGTGAAGAATGGTCTATGGAAAAAGTTAATAAAGGTGAACTCACACCGATGTTCTTCGGTAGTGCCATGACTAACTTCGGTGTACGCGGTTTCTTAGAAGAATATCTCCGCCTTGCACCACCACCACAGCCACGTATGAGCTCTGATGGACTAATTCAACCAGATGATGAAAAATTCTCTGGCTTCGTTTTCAAAATCCAAGCTAATATGAACCCTGCACATCATGACCGCTTATCCTTCATTAGAATTTGCTCCGGTAAATTTGAACGCGGTATGAGCGTATATCATATGCAAGGTGGTAAATCCGTAAAACTTGCTCAACCACAGCAATTTTTGGCACAAGACCGCCAAATTATAGATACAGCTTATCCAGGCGATATCGTAGGCTTATTTGACCCAGGTATTTTCGGCATCGGCGATACACTTTGTATGCCTTCTCATAAATTTAAATTCGCTGATTTCCCTGTATTCCCGCCAGAAAGATTTGCTCGTGTATCCGCAAAAGATACAATGAAACGCAAACAATTCGTAAAAGGTATTATGCAACTCACACAAGAAGGCGCTGTACAATTATTCCAGCAAGCAGGCGCAGGCATGGAATCCTATATTGTCGGCACAGTAGGTCAATTGCAGTTTGATGTACTCGAATACCGTTTAAAAAGCGAATACAATACAGAAATTGTCATGAACATGCAACCATTTGAAGTTGCTCGTTGGCTTCGCTTCAAAGACAATCGCCCTGTAACTCCAGAAGCACTTCGCGGTGCTGATAGAGGTATGTTTGTTTATGATATGAAAGAACGCCCTGTTCTCCTCGTAAGCAATGAATGGGCACTTGGCTGGATACAAGATAATAATCCAGACCTCGAACTTTTCCACGTTCCACCAGAAAAAGAAGACGCTGAAGAAGATATGAAATAA